One part of the Suncus etruscus isolate mSunEtr1 chromosome 2, mSunEtr1.pri.cur, whole genome shotgun sequence genome encodes these proteins:
- the FBRSL1 gene encoding fibrosin-1-like protein isoform X4 — protein sequence MKMQLDHQLDIIGRPPAPGALPSPHFSSQQGLARPLFSSANRVLQTPVLTPSLASAAHPVAPFGPASHPSTFLPLGHLPGAFSRSSTFGALGTLCSPSLSESLLLPRPWGSRGVAVTHHLPRLPEGGIVVPKEGPTLPTVHGAAAEAWGRPQRAPLPWHKTEGSLIDHSRDSGPDWGRDLLDQRLLSRGPDPPMPQVIESRSPAREAVCPALSPGHTGAPEQRREAMKIKQERREDGLGPAIPFSWEPMRSLELPLRGAATFEPLEFSEPVPARRDARYQELERVRAPELPSGSGPGPSPSPSVAARPCSQVPPLLVATAASPGPPGCPQALPLRAPVEAPDYSPSRNPPQVEAR from the exons ATGAAG ATGCAGCTGGACCACCAGCTGGACATAATTGGCCGACCGCCTGCCCCTGGGGCACTTCCCAGCCCGCACTTCTCGAGCCAGCAGGGCCTGGCTAGGCCCCTTTTCAGCTCAG CGAACAGAGTCCTCCAGACGCCTGTGCTCACCCCATCTCTGGCGA GTGCTGCCCATCCTGTTGCACCTTTCGGGCCCGCCTCCCATCCCAGCACCTTCCTGCCTCTTGGCCACCTGCCAG GTGCCTTCAGCAGATCCAGCACCTTCGGGGCCTTGGGGACCCTGTGCAGCCCCTCGCTGAGTGAGTCACTGCTGCTCCCGCGCCCCTGGGGGTCCAGGGGTGTGGCCGTTACCCACCACCTGCCTCGCCTCCCCGAAGGTGGCATCGTTGTCCCCAAGGAGGGCCCCACACTGCCCACTGTACATGGTGCTGCTGCAGAAGCCTGGGGCCGGCCCCAACGGGCACCGCTTCCCTGGCACAAAACCGAGGGCAGCCTGATTGACCACAGCCGGGATTCAGGCCCTGACTGGGGGCG GGACCTCCTGGACCAGCGCCTACTGAGCCGCGGCCCTGACCCTCCGATGCCCCAAGTCATAGAGAGTCGCTCCCCCGCCAGGGAAGCCGTGTGCCCTGCCTTGTCCCCCGGGCACACGGGAGCCCCGGAGCAGCGGAGGGAAGCCATGAAGATCAAACAGGAGCGTCGCGAGGATGGTCTGGGGCCCGCAATACCCTTTTCCTGGGAGCCGATGCGTAGCCTGGAGCTGCCCCTGCGCGGGGCTGCCACATTTGAGCCCCTGGAGTTCTCTGAGCCAGTTCCCGCCAGGCGAGATGCACGCTACCAAGAGCTGGAGCGTGTACGGGCCCCGGAGCTGCCCTCAGGCTCAGGCCcgggccccagccccagccccagtgTTGCCGCCCGGCCCTGCTCACAGGTGCCGCCCCTGCTCGTGGCCACAGCCGCATCCCCAGGCCCTCCCGGGTGTCCCCAAGCCTTGCCACTGAGAGCCCCGGTTGAGGCACCCGACTACTCCCCGTCCCGAAACCCCCCCCAGGTGGAGGCACGGTAG
- the LRCOL1 gene encoding leucine-rich colipase-like protein 1 produces MTSYGPNTASWHYPVVTPACPTLHIQATKTRCLMRWSGHLLLLLLLLPLALTTQEEPLSSHKAIGEACKLHRECQSDCCTTRSLSPQTFCMPQTFFQNCLPWTKPNGYMCTHHMECWSGCCTHTSAQQPKFCKYKTIFRQCLPWKKPLRAQCAKHEECRSRCCLKARKLSPARCVRRSGVLALCLPPVTPAYLFPPVTAAVRVQETGGACGVCSGPTASENHADPAV; encoded by the exons ATGACCAGCTATGGCCCAAATACTGCCAGCTGGCATTACCCAGTTGTGACCCCAGCATGCCCAACACTACACATCCAGGCAACCAAGACTCGCT GTCTGATGCGTTGGTCCGGtcacctgctgctgctgctgctgctgctcccccTGGCCTTAACCACCCAGGAGGAACCATTGTCTTCTCACAAG GCCATCGGGGAGGCCTGCAAGCTGCACAGGGAATGTCAGAGCGACTGCTGCACTACCAGAAGCCTGAgcccacagaccttctgcatgccccAGACCTTCTTCCAGAACTGCCTGCCCTGGACCAAG CCCAATGGGTACATGTGCACccaccacatggaatgctggagtggcTGCTGCACTCACACCAGTGCCCAGCAGCCCAAATTCTGCAAGTACAAAACCATCTTCCGGCAGTGTCTGCCCTGGAAGAAG CCCCTCAGGGCCCAGTGTGCCAAGCACGAGGAGTGCAGAAGCCGATGCTGCCTCAAGGCAAGGAAGCTCAGCCCAGCCCGATGTGTCCGGCGCAGCGGGGTCCTAGCCCTGTGTCTGCCCCCG GTCACCCCTGCCTACCTGTTTCCTCCAGTGACTGCGGCTGTGCGTGTGCAGGAAACTGGTGGAGCCTGTGGGGTCTGCAGTGGCCCCACAGCGTCTGAGAACCATGCTGACCCAGCTGTGTAG
- the P2RX2 gene encoding P2X purinoceptor 2 yields the protein MWLESSVFATPVLDAGTSVAARQADPHRLREQIGGDPDPRRRLPGGPGLGQQRGAGARLSLSRGSPGRGGAGRGGGATPSPVPRARGPRRAGRSVGRAAGAAMAPEPEPRAASTAALALARRLARGCWSAFWDYETPKVVVVRHRLLGAVHRAVQLLILLYFVWYVFLVQKSYQDSETGPESSVITKVKGITASERRVWDVEEFVKPPEGGSVFSIITRIEVTRDQALGTCPESARVRNASCDSDDDCLAGELDMLGNGVRTGRCVPYYDGAARTCEVSGWCPVEDGASVSQFLGKMAPNFTILIKNSIHYPKFQFSKGNLETRRDGYLKHCTFHEASDLYCPIFKLGFIVEQAGENFTELAHTGGVIGVIINWDCDLDLPAEKCNPKYSFRRLDPKHVPASSGYNFRFAKYYQMNNLTTRTLIKAYGIRIDVIVHGQAGKFSLIPTIINLATALTSIGVGSFLCDWILLTFMNKNKLYSHKKFDKVCAQKHSAGSWPVTLALILGQAPPPPCPCSTDPGQALAALPPLPSSTSAPSEQMADAPEQGARPRLCASESLHLDSMATDPRGLAQL from the exons atgtggctggAGAGCagtgtgttcgccacccctgttctaga CGCGGGCACGAGTGTCGCTGCGCGCCAGGCGGATCCGCACCGGCTGCGAGAGCAGATTGGGGGCGACCCCGACCCGCGCCGCCGCCTGCCCGGGGGGCCCGGCCTGGGACAGCAGCGGGGTGCCGGCGCGCGGCTCAGCCTCAGCCGGGGCAgtccggggcggggcggggcggggcggggcggcgggGCCACACCCTCGCCGGTGCCGCGCGCGCGGGGTCCGCGTCGAGCCGGTCGGTCGGTCGGGCGAGCGGCAGGCGCGGCGATGGCCCCGGAGCCCGAGCCCCGCGCGGCCTCGACCGCGGCGCTGGCCCTGGCCCGGCGGCTGGCCCGGGGGTGCTGGTCGGCCTTCTGGGACTACGAGACGCCCAAGGTGGTCGTGGTGCGCCACCGGCTCCTGGGCGCGGTGCACCGCGCGGTGCAGCTGCTCATCCTGCTCTACTTCGTGTG GTACGTGTTCCTCGTGCAGAAGAGCTACCAGGACAGCGAGACGGGCCCCGAGAGCTCCGTCATCACCAAGGTCAAGGGCATCACCGCCTCGGAGCGCCGGGTGTGGGACGTGGAGGAGTTCGTGAAGCCCCCGGAG GGGGGCAGCGTGTTCAGCATCATCACCAGGATCGAGGTCACCCGCGACCAGGCCCTGGGGACCTGCCCGGAG AGCGCGAGGGTCAGGAACGCCAGCTGCGACTCGGACGACGACTGCTTGGCCGGCGAGCTGGACATGCTGGGCAACG GCGTGCGCACCGGGCGCTGCGTGCCCTACTACGACGGCGCCGCCAGGACCTGCGAGGTGTCCGGCTGGTGTCCGGTGGAAGACGGGGCCTCTGTCAG CCAGTTCCTGGGCAAGATGGCCCCCAATTTCACCATCCTCATCAAGAACAGCATCCACTACCCCAAATTCCAGTTCTCCAA GGGCAACCTCGAGACCCGCAGGGATGGCTACCTGAAGCACTGCACCTTCCACGAGGCCTCTGACCTCTACTGCCCCATCTTCAAGCTGGGTTTCATCGTGGAGCAGGCGGGCGAGAACTTCACAGAGCTGGCACACACA GGTGGCGTCATTGGAGTCATCATTAACTGGGACTGTGACCTGGACCTGCCGGCCGAAAAGTGCAACCCCAAGTACTCCTTCCGCAGACTTGACCCCAAGCATGTGCCAGCTTCCTCCGGCTACAATTTCAG GTTTGCGAAGTATTATCAGATGAACAACCTCACCACCCGCACGCTCATCAAGGCCTACGGGATCCGCATCGACGTGATTGTGCACGGACAG GCAGGGAAATTCAGTCTGATTCCCACCATCATCAACCTGGCCACAGCACTGACCTCCATTGGGGTG GGCTCCTTCCTCTGCGACTGGATCTTACTAACGTTCATGAACAAGAACAAGCTCTACAGCCACAAGAAGTTTGACAAGGTTTGTGCGCAGAAGCATTCCGCAGGTAGCTGGCCCGTGACCCTGGCCCTGATCTTGGGCCAGGCTCCTCCCCCACCCTGCCCCTGCTCCACAGATCCAGGTCAGGCCCTGGCGGCTCTGCCCCCCCTGCCCAGCTCCACCTCTGCCCCATCTGAGCAGATGGCGGATGCTCCTGAGCAGGGCGCAAGACCCAGGCTTTGTGCCTCTGAGTCTCTCCATCTAGACTCCATGGCCACGGACCCGCGAGGTTTGGCCCAGCTCTGA